One Candidatus Taylorbacteria bacterium genomic window, AGTGTACTTACTTTCCGAAGGGCGACTCGTGAATTTGGCATCTGCCGAAGGTCATCCCGCCTCGGTGATGGACATGAGCTTTGCGAATCAGGCGCTCGGCGCGGAATATATTTTGAAAAATGCCGACAAACTTGCTAAAAACGTGCATGTCATTCCTCGAGATGTTGATGATAAAATTGCCGGTCTTAAACTGGAGGCTCTTGGCGTAAAAATCGATGCTCTCACCGCGAAACAAAAAAAGTATTTGGAGAGCTGGGAAGAAGGGACGGAATAGCTGTTAGCTGTTAGGTGTTAGCTGTTAGGTGATTTTTCTGCCAGAAAAATCATGTCGAAAATTTTACAATAGCCGAGCTATTGTAAAATTTTCGACTTAAAAAAAAGAATGGAAAAAAAGGAAAATAAAATTCTGGTGGTTGGGTCGGTGGCGTTTGACGTGATTTTTGAATTGACGAGTGCGATACGGGAGCAGGTAAGTGTCGAAGGAGGAAAAGCGGGGAAGCAGAATCTCATGTTTACCGCGAAGGGCAAAGAGCAGTTTTTTGGAGGCACGGCAGGGAACATCAGTTATGGGCTGGGGATTTTGGGGGCAAAACCTTTACTTTTTTCAGTTGCGGGGAAAGATTTCGCGCAGGATTATGAAAAACATCTCCGCAAGGTTGGAGTAGATGTAAAAGTGAAGATTATTTCCGAAGGGTGGACGGGAGTGTACTATGGAATGACGGATACTCTAGGAGAGCAAGTTGGTGTGTGGCAACCGAACGCATACGGTGAGCACATCGGTAAAACTCATCTTGAAGCGACAATCAATTCAGATGAACTCAAAGAAGTGGAGGTAGCTATTTTTTCTCCCGGGACGCCGGAGAGTACCCTGATGCATATGAAGGAATTTCGCGAGCTCAACAAAAAGGCGAGGATGATTTTTGACCCGGGGCAGAGCTTGATGGCGCTCTATCACAAATCGCAATTTGCCCAGGCGCTAAAAATAGCCGATATTTTTATTTCAAACGATATTGAAATTTTGCACGCGAAAAACCATTTTGGTTTTGCGCTTGAAGAAACTCTTCGCGAGGGCAAAGTAGTGATTGAAACAAAGGGAGAAAGGGGGAGCATCATATTTCAAGATGGAAAAGAACCCTCTCTCATCCCCGTCTTCAAACCGAAAAAAATGGTTGACCCGACGGGCGCTGGAGACGCATACCGAGCCGGACTTTTATTCGGACTCTCACAAGGGCTCTCACTTCGTGAGTCGGCGATTAGTGGAGCGAAAGTGGCAACAAGATGTATTGAAAAAAGGGGAGCACAGGGATATAAGTAAATTCGAAATATTTTTAGCCGAAAAAGTGATATTATTCCTTTTCAATTAAATATAAAAAGAGCATACTGTACATGCATAAATTAAACGCATGAAAAAAATTCTCAGTAAAATTGCAATAATTTTTTCTGTTTTGGCTGTACTTATTCTAATATTGCTAGTAATTATCTTGTTTCTCCCTTCAGTATTAAGTCTTTTCTCAAAAGATATTGACCCTCCAGATGTCTCGGATATTCAAGTAAAGATTCTTGCTATAAATACAGAAAATAATAGCTATTTCGACTTAATTAAAATTGATAAAAATATTTATATACCGGAAGACAAGATGCTGATCTTAAACTATGCACAGGGCGAATCGTGGAATGACGAGGTTGTTGCGGATTTACTGTCAAAAAACAGCGAAGCGCTTTCCTATTTTACGGATGCTTCAATAAGGAGCGCTTATCAGGACATGACAATAGATCCTGCAACATTTTCGGCGAATACCATCTTGCCACCGATGTCTAGCTGGAGGACAGCATCGCAACTAAGTTCTATCAAGGCTCGCTATTTGGCCAAGCAAGGAAAGACTACCGAAGCCATTGAGGAAGCGTTTAAATCGCTTGCCGTTGGACATCAAATTCAAAACTCCCAGTCTCCTCTCATTGAATATCTAGTATCACTCGCTTTAAAAAATCTTGCGCTTCAGACGATGCAAAGTATCATCACTGATAATAAATTGTCTACGGCAGAGATTACCAAAATCATTCCCAAAATAGATTTATATTTGGATAATGGAGAAGGACTGAAAAATGCATTTAAGTTGGAAGGTATGATGGGTAGTCGCGAATTGGACTCAATTGCTTACGTGTCAAATAAGACGATGGAAGAGATTGTTAATAATCTAACCGCTGATGGCGCAGAAAAAGATTCGCTCGGTATTCTCACTGTCGGTCGAAATAAGAACTATTATTTTAAGGTTAATAAAACTAAACAAATTGCTGCCGAATATGTTCGTAATCAAGTAAAAAATGTGGATGAGACTTGTGAAGTCTCTCTTCGTCCGCGGAATGAAGAGAAACTTGTTACTGACCTGTCTCCCACAAGTCTTTACTTTTCGGAAAATGCAATAGGAAAAATAATGCATGATACAGTAATGCTTGGTTTAAATGGAGTGTTTGAGAAGAGGTGCGAAGAGAATTTCAGACTTTCTTCCACAAAGTTACTTTTTGCAATCAAAGCGTATAAAAATGATAGAGGGGAACTTCCCCCAGTACTCGCGGATCTTACTCCAATTTACATTGATTCAATACCAAAAGATCCGTATGACGGAGAAGATGTTAGATATGATATAAATAAGAAGATTATTTATTCAGTCGGTAAGAATGGAAAAGATCTAGGAGGTAGTGATGATGTGGATTGGAATAAATCCGAGAATCCGTCAGTAAAAATTGGTTTTTAGAGTGGCGATAAGTAATACGGATTTGGTCCAATTATTAAATGTAATTAAGAGTGCCTTTTTTTACTGTTTCCGCTAAAATCTATTACCTCGGAACTAAGAACTCATTCAGGATGCATAAAAGAACTCCGACATTTCTCATGGCGAATTTAGGAGCAGAAGTTACTCGGCTACTTTCTTCCCATGCTCGCGGAGACCAAAAGGCAATTGTGGGGAGTTTTCAGAGAGCAATCGGGATTATTAGGGAAATTGAATCATTTCCAGAGATGTCGAAGAGAAAAAAAGAACTTGAAATACTGGAGGGAGTGATTCGCGAATATTCGTCGGGAGATAAAAACACGTATCTCGTGCCATCGGAGCAGATTAAGAAATATTTTACTCCCTTTGCAATGCGTGTACTAATCGCCCAAAAATAGCTTTATGAAAGTGAGAGGCAAAGTCGAAAAAGGAAAAGGAGAAGGGGAGAGGCTCGGATATCCCACAGCAAACATTCCTCTCAAGGAAAAACTTGCGAGCGGAATTTATCGGGGGAGCGTAATGATTGGGGGAGACACTTATTCTGCCGCCCTTTTCGTGAATGTCGCGGGGACTCTTTTGGAGGCGCATGTTTTGGACTTTACGGGAGATTTATATGGAAAAGAGATTGAGGTAGAGTTGAAGGAAAAAATAAGGGACGTTATCCCCTTTGAAAGCGAAGAGCAGATGCGGGCTATTATTATTGATGATATTCTAAAGATAAGGAGCAAAAGCAAGAGTATAGGTTAGAGCAATACTTTTTCAAGAAAATTTAGTAGAATATGGTGATAGTAAAAAGACAATGAAAAGATTCACAATAACTTTCTTTTCCCGGCTGGCGCTCTTCGTCGTTTATTTTTGGTTCGGCCTCCTTAAAGTTCTTGGTGAAAGCCCCGCGAACCCGCTTGTGAGCGGGCTTCTTGAGCGGACTTTGCCGTTTCTGACATTTGACCAGTTCATTGTTGCGTTTGGATTTTTCGAGATGTTTCTGGGTGTCTTGTTTCTCACAGGCAGGTTCCGCAGAATTACTGTAGTGTTATTTTCTCTCCATATGATTGCCGTTTTTTTACCGCTTTTTCTACTTCCTCAAATCGTGTGGCAAAGGAGCTGGATACCAACCCTCGAGGGGCAGTATATTATTAAAAATATTGTTATTATTGCCCTCTATCTTAATGTATACAAAAAAAAGATGTTTTAAGCTAGGACTTTCGAGTTTGGCGCATTTCTTCGTTGCTTCGGTCGTTTGCTCCTTCGCAGTAGTATCTAACTACAGCTCAGTCGCAAGCTTCCCTCGCGCCTTGAACTGCATCCAAACTCGTAAGTCCTAAAAATGTAAGTCCTAAAAAATGATAATCTGATTTATAATTATTCGTTATTTATTTCAATTTATGGATATTTTTATTGCTCAATTTGAATTATTCGATATCGTTCTCATCGCTTCACTTTTGGGGGGAGTTATCGGGCTTGAACGGGAGACAAGCCACATTTCCGCGGGTCTTCGAACTCATATGCTTATCGCCGCGTCGGCCGCAACCCTCGTGTCGCTTGGCACGATTCTTTCGGAGTCGTATCTTGCGGTTTTACCTCTCGATTCGCTCAAAGTTGACCCTATCGGAATTTTTCAAGCGATAATCGTGGGAATCAGCTTCATCGGTGGCGGAATTATTTTCCGAGATAAAGATGGAGAGCATGTAAAGAACCTCACCACCGCGGCTTCAATTCTTCTTACATCGGGAGTCGGCATTGCTGTGGCTCTCCATCAATTTTATTTTGCCGTGGGTATAACCATTCTCGTTGTTTTTGTGAATCATATACTCTATAAGGTTGAAAAGAAGTATATTAACTAAATAGGACAGCAGAATTTAGCGCTCTCCTTCGTTGCTTCGGTCGTTTGCTCATTCGCAGTAGTATCTAACTACAGCTTGGTCACCCTCCTTACAGGAGCAGTACACTCTTCACATTTCGCAGACGAAACGTTCAGAGTCTTGCGGAGCTTCAAGTATTCGCTCCTCACCTCCCTCGTGCCTCCTAGACCGTCTGACGACGTCGGACCAGGTCGGATAGCATCTAAATTCTGCTGTCCTATCGGATCGTCGTGCATCAGTGATTTTGATGTATTTTTTGATTGAAAATCTTCAGGTACTGTAATATGATTCAAAGGTTCCTTAGAATTGTAAGTATGCCGATGTAGCTCAGTTGGTAGAGCACGTCATTGGTGGGTCGTCACTCCTGCCCATACTGGAAGTAATTCCCGTATGAATCCCGAATTACGGTTAATATCCTGCACTATTTTTTTACCATATTTCGTAAACAAAATAGTGAAGGACAAGACCGTTCCGCCTAAGGCGGACGAACGACTGACAAGGGCTTCCCGTCACTTTTTTTACAAAAAGTGACGGGAAGAAGATACAGTCTAGTCCTTATCGTAAGATGAGGTGTAAACGAATGACGAGGTCTCCGGTTCAATCCCGGACATCGGCTCCCTAAAATATTTTGGTTGCTAAAATATTAGGGCGAACATTTTAAAAAAATTGTTTTAGCCAAAAAGAATCCTGATTATATTTTCAGATTAATTTTGCCACCTTACCAATACATTCGCGCAACACGCGAAAATGGCAAAAGCAATCAGGGTTGCAGTCGGAGAGTTAATGAAATAATTTTATGAAAAAAGTAAAGATTCTGGGGATTGAGGTCAATGATCATGTTATTATTACAAAGACCGGATTTTTTAGTTTTAAGGAGAAAGGGCTACTTGCTTATTAAGTTATCAACAAGCAATAGTTGATTATTTTAGTCCGTTTTGGTATATTGACAATATGGTCAAATTAGTGAATCAGACAATTTTTGCCGCTAAGATAAAGGGGAAAAAGCTCTCTATATTCAACGCGAATGATGTTAGGGCTCTCTTTGGAGTGTCTGTAGTTGCCGCCGCCGGGTTGCTCCATAGGTACAAAAAGAGGGGGTTTATTTTGCAGATTAAGCGAGGATTTTATGTTTTTCCCGATGCCTTGCCTCCAGATGTTTATGTTGCCAACAAACTATACAGCCCGTCTTACCTGTCACTTGAATTTGCGTTGTCGTATTATGGGGTTATCCCGGAGACAGTCTATGAAATTACTTCGGTTACAACAAAAGCAACCCGTCGCTTTGAAACGCTAGGCAAGGTTTTTTCTTACCGGAAAATAAAAAAATCCGCCTTCACTGGTTATGGCATTCAAAAGCAACAAGGGTTGAGTTTTTATATTGCCGATTCCGAGAAAGCCTTTGTAGACACAAATTATTTGCGATTGTTAAACAATCAGAAACCGATTTCTCGTTTTCAAAAAGAAAAAGTTAACCAAGCAAAAGCTTTGCGTTACGCAAACTTATTTGGTAACCCTAAACTTACAAGTATAATAAAGACCACACTATCATGATTTCCAATGAAGCATTGGATAAGCTGGCTCGACATCATCAAACCGGTTTATTTCCAAATATAGTTCGAGAATATTTTCAGCATGTATTTTTGGGGGAGCTCTATAAATTGCCGGACTCGGAGAAAATGCTTTTTAAGGGAGGCACAGCACTTCGTATAATCTACGGTAGTCCAAGAT contains:
- a CDS encoding MgtC/SapB family protein, with translation MDIFIAQFELFDIVLIASLLGGVIGLERETSHISAGLRTHMLIAASAATLVSLGTILSESYLAVLPLDSLKVDPIGIFQAIIVGISFIGGGIIFRDKDGEHVKNLTTAASILLTSGVGIAVALHQFYFAVGITILVVFVNHILYKVEKKYIN
- a CDS encoding PfkB family carbohydrate kinase is translated as MEKKENKILVVGSVAFDVIFELTSAIREQVSVEGGKAGKQNLMFTAKGKEQFFGGTAGNISYGLGILGAKPLLFSVAGKDFAQDYEKHLRKVGVDVKVKIISEGWTGVYYGMTDTLGEQVGVWQPNAYGEHIGKTHLEATINSDELKEVEVAIFSPGTPESTLMHMKEFRELNKKARMIFDPGQSLMALYHKSQFAQALKIADIFISNDIEILHAKNHFGFALEETLREGKVVIETKGERGSIIFQDGKEPSLIPVFKPKKMVDPTGAGDAYRAGLLFGLSQGLSLRESAISGAKVATRCIEKRGAQGYK
- a CDS encoding JAB domain-containing protein encodes the protein MKKVKILGIEVNDHVIITKTGFFSFKEKGLLAY
- a CDS encoding riboflavin kinase; the protein is MKVRGKVEKGKGEGERLGYPTANIPLKEKLASGIYRGSVMIGGDTYSAALFVNVAGTLLEAHVLDFTGDLYGKEIEVELKEKIRDVIPFESEEQMRAIIIDDILKIRSKSKSIG